The following are encoded together in the Corynebacterium jeikeium genome:
- the mfd gene encoding transcription-repair coupling factor, whose protein sequence is MSQTATPKANANRTSNPAPSLAGLLKAAAQDGKLRGMMTHLGEGGLHMQAPEGAWPFAVGTLAQRTPLLVVTATGRQAQDLTTVLRYMLGDRVELFPSWETLPHEKLSPAVETVSTRMRVLRRLHEGDENLQVVVAPTRAAVQPVQSNLGEVTPVRLKVGEEIDFDSLTHRLQELGYTHVDVVGKRGHFAIRGGIVDIFPATEEMPVRVDFWGDEITEVRAFSVGDQRTIPGVEPDQVMVYACRELIVTDEVASKAKNLAQEHAGNAELAEILDKISQKIQVQGMESLIPALHTAELVALPELMPEGTHTLVMAPAAVERRAHDLRETGQQFLEAGWDVAAMGGSAPMEGVAYLSIDAVQKVQQKLGRPWWTLSTLGMADFDADTSDVLELNYDSAPRPHGEMEAIGALMSDIRKRVESGGRVAFAAPTPAVAARMLRRFQEAGIAAEAIGVDLSGSRGLGRIKKSKHTTADEPAPHQVSIYHAVAYEGLVFPFTGDDKRPSLLFFTETDLTGNRVDAKATGKRKPAKKRNRVDPLALESGDLVVHDSHGIGKFVKMTERTVGKGPDASRREYLVLEYAPSKRGGPGDQLYVPMDQLDMLSRYVGGEKPALSKMGGADWKNTKRKARGAVREIAGELVQLYASRQAAPGYAFAADTPWQREMEDAFPFTETEDQYNAIEAVKADMEKPVPMDRVIVGDVGYGKTEVAVRAAFKAVQSGKQVAVLVPTTLLAQQHYNTFSERMQDFPTTIKELSRFTTPAESKKVIAGMADGTVDIVIGTHRLLQTGVHWKNLGLIIVDEEQRFGVEHKEHIKSLRTHVDVLTMSATPIPRTLEMSMAGIREMSTILTPPEDRHPVLTYVGAQEDKHVAAAIRRELLRDGQVFYVHNKVRSIEQTAADIRRLVPEARVVVAHGQMSEEQLETTVKGFWDREFDVLVCTTIVETGLDIANANTLIVENAHHMGLSQLHQLRGRVGRSRERGYAYFLYPKGEVLTETSYDRLTTIAQNNDLGAGMAVAMKDLEMRGAGNVLGAEQSGHIAGVGFDLYVRLVGEAVEAFRAMADGKPVDGREEEKKEIRIDLPVDAHIPAEYIASERLRLEAYRKFAEVQDEEQIEKVLEELHDRYGKPPEQIQMLAVLSRLRLLCRDLQVTEVVTTGSKISFSPIELQDSTQVRLKRLFPAANYRATTKIVLIPAPKRGQGMRAVPLRDTELVQWCADALTQLAGIPIRNMAGGADKGSGKDKGTS, encoded by the coding sequence ATGAGTCAGACAGCCACGCCCAAAGCCAACGCCAACCGCACTTCAAATCCGGCGCCCAGCCTGGCGGGGCTGCTGAAAGCCGCCGCGCAGGACGGGAAACTGCGCGGGATGATGACGCACCTGGGGGAGGGGGGCCTGCACATGCAAGCCCCGGAGGGTGCGTGGCCTTTCGCGGTCGGCACGCTGGCGCAGCGTACCCCGCTGCTGGTGGTGACGGCCACGGGGCGCCAAGCCCAGGACCTCACCACAGTGTTGCGCTACATGCTGGGGGATCGCGTGGAGCTGTTCCCGTCGTGGGAGACTCTGCCGCACGAGAAGCTTTCCCCGGCTGTGGAGACGGTGTCCACCCGTATGCGCGTGCTGCGCCGCCTGCACGAGGGCGACGAGAACCTGCAGGTCGTGGTGGCTCCGACCCGCGCGGCGGTGCAGCCTGTGCAGTCGAACCTGGGTGAGGTCACCCCGGTGCGGTTGAAGGTGGGGGAGGAAATAGACTTCGATTCCCTCACTCACCGGCTGCAAGAGCTCGGTTATACGCACGTGGACGTGGTGGGCAAGCGCGGCCACTTCGCTATTCGCGGTGGCATCGTGGATATCTTCCCCGCGACCGAGGAGATGCCCGTCCGCGTGGACTTCTGGGGCGACGAGATCACGGAAGTTCGCGCCTTTAGCGTTGGCGACCAGCGGACCATCCCCGGGGTGGAGCCAGACCAGGTGATGGTTTATGCATGCCGGGAATTGATTGTGACGGACGAGGTGGCGTCAAAAGCCAAGAACCTTGCCCAAGAGCACGCCGGCAACGCGGAGTTGGCCGAGATCCTCGACAAGATCAGCCAGAAAATCCAGGTACAGGGGATGGAATCGCTGATTCCGGCGCTGCACACGGCCGAGCTGGTGGCACTGCCGGAGCTCATGCCGGAAGGTACGCACACGCTGGTGATGGCACCCGCGGCAGTCGAACGCCGCGCTCACGACCTGCGCGAAACGGGCCAGCAGTTCCTTGAGGCCGGTTGGGACGTTGCGGCAATGGGCGGCTCGGCGCCGATGGAGGGCGTGGCTTATCTTTCGATCGACGCGGTGCAGAAGGTGCAGCAAAAGCTGGGGCGGCCCTGGTGGACGTTGTCTACGCTCGGGATGGCGGATTTTGACGCCGACACTTCCGATGTTTTGGAGCTCAACTACGACTCGGCGCCCCGACCGCACGGCGAGATGGAGGCCATCGGTGCGCTGATGAGCGACATCCGCAAGCGCGTGGAATCCGGTGGACGGGTGGCCTTCGCGGCCCCAACCCCGGCCGTGGCGGCCCGCATGCTGCGGCGTTTCCAAGAAGCTGGCATCGCGGCCGAGGCGATCGGTGTGGACCTCAGCGGCAGCCGTGGCCTGGGGCGGATTAAGAAGTCCAAACACACCACCGCCGACGAGCCCGCGCCACACCAGGTGAGCATCTACCACGCCGTGGCTTACGAGGGGCTGGTGTTCCCCTTCACCGGGGACGACAAGCGCCCTAGCCTGCTGTTCTTCACGGAAACGGACCTGACCGGCAACCGCGTGGACGCGAAGGCCACGGGCAAGCGCAAGCCCGCGAAGAAGCGCAACCGCGTGGATCCGCTGGCACTGGAGTCGGGCGACCTGGTGGTGCACGATTCCCACGGCATAGGCAAGTTCGTGAAGATGACGGAACGCACGGTGGGCAAGGGGCCGGATGCCTCCCGCCGTGAGTACCTGGTGCTGGAGTACGCGCCCAGCAAGCGGGGCGGGCCGGGCGATCAGCTATACGTGCCGATGGATCAGCTGGATATGCTGTCGCGCTACGTCGGCGGGGAAAAGCCCGCGCTGTCGAAGATGGGTGGCGCGGATTGGAAGAACACCAAGCGCAAGGCCCGCGGTGCTGTACGTGAGATCGCGGGCGAGTTGGTGCAGCTCTACGCCAGCCGCCAGGCCGCGCCGGGCTATGCCTTCGCCGCGGATACGCCCTGGCAGCGGGAGATGGAAGATGCCTTCCCCTTCACAGAAACCGAGGATCAGTACAACGCCATCGAGGCCGTGAAGGCCGACATGGAAAAGCCGGTGCCGATGGACCGCGTGATCGTCGGCGACGTGGGCTATGGCAAGACCGAGGTGGCGGTGCGTGCCGCTTTCAAGGCTGTGCAGTCCGGCAAGCAGGTGGCCGTGCTGGTGCCGACCACCTTGCTGGCGCAGCAGCACTACAACACGTTTAGCGAGCGCATGCAGGACTTTCCCACCACTATCAAGGAGCTGTCCCGCTTTACCACCCCGGCGGAATCCAAGAAGGTCATCGCCGGCATGGCCGATGGCACGGTGGACATCGTGATCGGTACCCACCGCCTGCTGCAGACGGGCGTGCATTGGAAGAACCTGGGGCTGATCATCGTGGACGAGGAGCAGCGCTTCGGTGTGGAGCACAAGGAGCACATCAAGTCGCTGCGCACCCACGTGGACGTGCTGACGATGTCTGCGACCCCGATTCCCCGCACGCTGGAAATGTCGATGGCGGGCATCCGTGAGATGTCGACCATTCTCACCCCGCCGGAGGATCGTCACCCCGTGCTGACGTATGTGGGTGCGCAGGAGGATAAGCACGTGGCTGCGGCTATCCGCCGCGAGCTACTGCGTGACGGCCAGGTGTTCTACGTGCACAACAAGGTCCGCAGTATTGAGCAGACCGCCGCGGACATTCGCCGCCTGGTACCGGAGGCCCGCGTGGTGGTCGCACACGGCCAGATGAGCGAGGAACAGCTAGAAACCACGGTGAAGGGCTTCTGGGATCGCGAGTTCGACGTGCTGGTGTGCACCACCATTGTGGAGACAGGCCTGGATATCGCCAATGCCAACACCCTGATCGTGGAGAACGCCCACCACATGGGGCTGTCCCAGCTGCATCAGCTGCGCGGCCGCGTGGGGCGCTCCCGCGAGCGCGGTTACGCCTACTTCCTATACCCGAAGGGGGAGGTGCTGACCGAGACCTCCTACGACCGGCTGACGACCATCGCCCAGAACAACGACCTGGGCGCGGGCATGGCCGTGGCCATGAAGGACCTGGAGATGCGCGGTGCTGGCAACGTGCTGGGCGCCGAGCAATCTGGTCACATCGCCGGAGTAGGTTTCGACCTCTACGTCCGCTTGGTGGGCGAAGCAGTGGAGGCGTTTCGCGCGATGGCAGACGGTAAGCCCGTCGACGGCCGAGAAGAGGAAAAGAAGGAGATCCGCATCGACCTGCCGGTGGATGCACACATCCCAGCCGAGTACATAGCATCGGAGCGCCTGCGCCTGGAGGCCTACCGCAAGTTCGCCGAGGTGCAGGATGAGGAGCAGATCGAGAAGGTGCTCGAGGAGCTGCACGACCGCTACGGCAAGCCGCCGGAGCAGATCCAGATGCTCGCGGTGCTCTCGCGCCTGCGCCTGCTGTGCCGAGACCTGCAGGTCACGGAGGTGGTGACCACGGGTTCGAAGATTAGTTTCAGCCCCATCGAGCTGCAGGATTCCACCCAGGTGCGTCTGAAGCGCCTATTCCCCGCGGCGAATTACCGCGCGACGACCAAGATTGTGCTGATCCCGGCGCCGAAGCGCGGTCAGGGCATGCGCGCGGTTCCGCTGCGCGATACGGAGCTGGTGCAGTGGTGCGCCGATGCGTTGACGCAGCTGGCTGGCATTCCGATTCGCAACATGGCCGGCGGTGCCGACAAGGGCTCAGGCAAGGATAAGGGCACGTCCTAA